Genomic segment of Actinomycetes bacterium:
CCGGTCGGCTTGATCTTCTGGCGGACGTTCGAGAACGGCCTCGCCCCGGTCATCGACGGCCTGACCACCCAGGCCACCATCCACGCCTTCCAGCTCACCGCGGTCATCGCGTTCTGGGCCGTGCTGGCCAACACCGTCTTCGGCGTCGTGGCCGCGCTGCTGCTGGTGCGGTACGACTTCCGCGGCAAGCGGGTCCTCAACGCACTCATCGACCTGCCACTCGCGGTCTCGCCGGTCATCGTCGGCCTGTCGCTCATCCTGGTCTACGGCCGCACCACCGGCATCGGGCAGGCGCTGGCCGGCATCGGCATCGGCATCATCTTCTCGATCCCCGGGATGGTGATGGCCACGATCTTCGTCTCGATCCCCCTGGTCGTGCGGGCCGTCGCCCCCGTGCTGGAGGAGATCGGCGACGACCAGGAGCAGGCCGCGCGGACCCTGGGCGCCGGCCCGGTGCAGACCTTCCGGCGCATCACGCTGCCCTCCATCCGCGGTGCCCTCGCCTACGGCGTGGTGCTCGCAGCCGCCCGGTCGCTCGGCGAGTACGGCGCTGTGGCCGTGGTGTCCGGGCGACTCGTCGGACGGACCCAGACGGTCACGCTGCTCGTGCAGGAGCGCTACCTCAACTTCGACCAGGAGACGGCCTACGCCTGCGCCCTGCTGCTGGTCGTCACCGCCGTGCTGGCACTCGGCGTCAGCCGACTGCTCGCCCCCAAGGAGATCAAGAGATGAGCATCATCGTCCGTGACGTCGGCAAGAGCTTCGGCGACTTCGCCGCCCTGACCGACGTGTCGGTCGAGATCCCGACCGGGTCGCTGACTGCCCTGCTCGGGCCGAGCGGCGGCGGCAAGTCGACCCTGCTCCGGGTGATCGCCGGCCTGGAGTCGCCCGACACGGGCGGCGTCGAGATCGAAGGGCGCGACGCGACCCGCCTCCCCGCGCAGGACCGGGGCGTCGGCTTCGTGTTCCAGCACTACGCCGCGTTCAAGCACCTGACGGTGCAGCGCAACGTCGCCTTCGGCCTGGAGATCCGCAAGCGGCCCAAGGCCGAGATCAAGGAGAAGGTGCGCGAGCTGCTCGAGCTCGTGCACCTCGAGCGGTTCGGCCATCGCTACCCGGCACAGCTCTCGGGCGGCCAGCGGCAGCGCATGGCGCTCGCCCGGGCGCTCGCGGTCGAGCCGCAGGTGCTGCTCCTCGACGAGCCGTTCGGCGCGCTGGACGCCCAGGTCCGCAAGGAGCTGCGGGCCTGGCTGCGCCGGCTGCATGACCAGGTGCACGTCACGACGGTCTTCGTGACCCACGACCAGGAGGAGGCGATGGAGGTCGCCGACTCCATCGTGGTGATGGCCCAGGGCAAGGTGGAGCAGGTCGGCTCACCGGACGACCTCTACGACGCGCCCGCCAACGACTTCGTCATGAGCTTCCTCGGGCCGGTCACCAAGCTCGACGGCCAGCTGGTCCGGCCGCACGACATCGAGCTCTTCACCGAGACCCGGCCGGACACCACGCCGGCCGTGGTCGACCGGGTCACCCGCCTCGGCTTCGAGGTGCGGGTGGACCTCACCGTCGGCGAGGAGGAGGTCTGGGCGCAGGTGACGCGGGGGACGTTGGACCAGCTCGGGATCGAGGAGGGGCGCACGGTGCACGTGCGTCGCGCGGCCCCGGTCCGTGCCGCGGCGGTCTGAGGCGTCAGGGACGCTCGTCGACGCCGTACTTGTCGGCGATCGCGACGACGTGGCGCGGCAGCCGGCCCGACATGACGTCCTGCAGCGTGACGTCCTCGAGCACGTGGCGCAGGCTGCCCCGGACCGCGATCCAGACCGTTCGCAGGCTCTCGGTCGGGCCGTCGTAGTCCAGGGTGGCCGGGCTCACGTCCCGGACCGTCGCCAACGGGCCCTCGACCGCGCGGATGACGTCGGCGATCGCGATCTGCGCGGGCGGCCGGGCCAGCGTGTAGCCGCCCTCGGGGCCGCGCCGGCTGACCAGCAGCTTGTGCTGCTTGAGCTGGCGCAGGATCTCGAGCAGGAACTTCAGCGGGATCTGCTGGGCCGTCGCCAGGTGCTCGGCCTTGACCGGGGTCACCGAGGCGTCCGCGGCGAGCTGGACCAGCGCGCGCACGGCGTAGTCGACCCGGGCTGTCACGCGCACGGGGCACAGTGTGGCAGCACCGGGGCGACGGGCGCGCCCGGCGCGCGGGGCGGCCGGTCGCCGAAGGATGCATCCGTCCGAGGGTGCGGCCCGGAAGGCCCGGCATGCCGACGCGCCGAACCACGATTACGTCCAGCCCCCGGACAGAGATCACGTCCAGCCCCCGGAGAGACATGACATCCAGCCCCCGGACTGCTCCCGAGGACCCGACTCGGGCGACCGCGACGACCGGTGCCGACGGTCGGTCGCCCGCCGATGCTCAGGCGTCGAAGTCGAGCACGACCTCGTCGGACACCGGCCGGGACTGACAGGCGAGCACGAACCCGGCGTCGACCTCGTCGGGCTCCAGGGCGTAGTTGCGCTCCATGTCGACCTCGCCCGAGACCAGCTTGGCCCGACAGGTGCCGCACACGCCGCCCTTGCATGCGTACGGAGCGTCGGCGCGCACCGCGAGCACCGCGTCGAGGACCTTCTGCCCGGAGCGAGGCACCTGCAGCGTCGAAGCGCGACCGTCCAGCGTCACCGTGACGGCGCTCGAGCCCTCGGCGCGGGCGTCGTCGACTGCGGCCGACTCGCGGGGCGCCGTGCCCTCGACGTGGAAGAGCTCGGTGTGCACGTGGGACGCTGGCACACCGCGATCGCTCAACAGCGCCCGGGCTT
This window contains:
- the cysA gene encoding sulfate ABC transporter ATP-binding protein codes for the protein MSIIVRDVGKSFGDFAALTDVSVEIPTGSLTALLGPSGGGKSTLLRVIAGLESPDTGGVEIEGRDATRLPAQDRGVGFVFQHYAAFKHLTVQRNVAFGLEIRKRPKAEIKEKVRELLELVHLERFGHRYPAQLSGGQRQRMALARALAVEPQVLLLDEPFGALDAQVRKELRAWLRRLHDQVHVTTVFVTHDQEEAMEVADSIVVMAQGKVEQVGSPDDLYDAPANDFVMSFLGPVTKLDGQLVRPHDIELFTETRPDTTPAVVDRVTRLGFEVRVDLTVGEEEVWAQVTRGTLDQLGIEEGRTVHVRRAAPVRAAAV
- a CDS encoding Rrf2 family transcriptional regulator — encoded protein: MRVTARVDYAVRALVQLAADASVTPVKAEHLATAQQIPLKFLLEILRQLKQHKLLVSRRGPEGGYTLARPPAQIAIADVIRAVEGPLATVRDVSPATLDYDGPTESLRTVWIAVRGSLRHVLEDVTLQDVMSGRLPRHVVAIADKYGVDERP
- a CDS encoding sulfate ABC transporter permease subunit, giving the protein PVGLIFWRTFENGLAPVIDGLTTQATIHAFQLTAVIAFWAVLANTVFGVVAALLLVRYDFRGKRVLNALIDLPLAVSPVIVGLSLILVYGRTTGIGQALAGIGIGIIFSIPGMVMATIFVSIPLVVRAVAPVLEEIGDDQEQAARTLGAGPVQTFRRITLPSIRGALAYGVVLAAARSLGEYGAVAVVSGRLVGRTQTVTLLVQERYLNFDQETAYACALLLVVTAVLALGVSRLLAPKEIKR